The window GAACGCCTCGACGTGATGCCGATGCAGGTGCACATCGAGGCGCAGGTGCTCAGCGTGGCGCTGAAGGGCGAGCTGCAGTACGGGGTGAGCTGGTTCTTCGACCATGCGCTCTCCTCGGACGCCGCCGGCAACCTGCCCTATCCGACCGGCCGCAACAGCTGGGGCAGCTATTCCGGCGGCGTGAGCCCGCTGCCGAACAGCGCCGGCAACCTGCTCAGCTGGACCTTCCTGGGCAAGAACGCCGCGGCCATCGTGCAGGCGCTGGACAGCGTCACCGACGTGCGCACCCTGTCCTCGCCCTCGGTGATGGCGCAGAACAACCGCGAGGCCATGCTCAACGTCGGCCAGCGCATTCCGATCACGTCGGTCAGCTTCAACCCGCAGAACGGGAGCGACAACGGCACCTACAACTCGGTGCAATACATCGATACCGGCATCATCCTCAAGGTGCGCCCGCGCGTGGCGCGCGACGGCATGGTCTTCCTCGACATCGCCCAGGAAGTGAGCAAGCCGGTGGGCAACCCGGACGACAACGGCAACGTGCGCATCGACACCAGCAAGGTGACCACCAGCGCGGTGGCGACCAGCGGCGAGACCATCGTCCTGGCCGGCCTGATCAGCGAAGGCAACAGCCGCGGCGCCACCGGCGTGCCCGGCCTCAGCCGCATCCCGGTGCTGGGCGGCCTGTTCGGCCAGCAGGGCAGCAGCAAGACCCGCGACGAGCTGGTCGTGCTGATCACCCCGACCGTGGTGCGCAGCCCGCAGGAAGCGCGCGCGCTGACCGACGAATACGGCAGCCGCTTCCGCGCGCTGGAACCGATCTACAAGCCGAAGAAGTGAGCCGGGGCGACGCCGCGCTGCCCATCGTGCTGGTGCCGGTCGGCGCCGACGAGGACGCGCTCGACGCCTGCCTGGCCGCGCTCGACGCCGGCACCCCCGCGGGCACCCGCGTGTGGCTCGCCGACAACGCGCAGGCCGGCCCGCGCGGCGCCGCGATCATCGAGGGCTGGCTGCAGCGCACGCCGTTGCAGGCCGCGCACACCCGGCGCGCCTCGCCCGTCGGCGAGGCCGCACACATCGACGAAGCGCTGCAGGCCTGCGGCGACGCGGACGTGGCGGTGCTGGCCAGCGACGCGCGTCCCGCGCCCGGCTGGCTGGAGCGGCTGGCCGAGTGCCTCGCCAGCGATCCCGCCATCGCCACCGCCACGCCCTGGAGCAACGCCGGCGAAGCGGCGGCCTGGCCGCGGATCGGCGAAATCGTGCCGGTCGATGCCGCGCCGTCGCTGCTGGCGCAGGCCTGCGCGCAGCTGGGCCGCACCTGTCCCGAACTGCCGGCGGCGGTGAGCCACGCGGTGCTGCTGCGCGGCGCCGCGCGCGTGCAGGCCGGCGGGCTGGATGCCGCCAGCTACCGCTCCTGGTACGCGGCGCTGATCGACCTGTCGCTGCGCATGGCGGGACTGGGCGGGCGCAGCGTGCTGTGCGAAACCGCGTTCGTCCTGCGCGCCGCCGAAGGCGCGCCGCGCGACGGCGACATGGACACGCTGTCCGCGCGCTGGCCGGCCTGGCACGCGCGCATCGCGCAGTGGCTGATGGACGATCCGCAGCGCGCCCTGCGCGAGCGATTGGGCGAGGAACTCGCGCGCCTGTCGCGGTTGCCGCCGCAGGCGGACCTGTTCGAGGCGATGCCATGAACGATGCCGGCATCGCCGCGGTCGTGGTCGCCTTCAACAGCGAGGAAACCATCGACGAATGCCTGGCGCGCCTGCGCGCGGCGCGCGACGTGACCGAGATCCGGGTGATCGACAACGATTCGCGCGACTCGACGATGGAACTCGTGCAGCGGCACGCCGTCGCCGACCCGCGCCTGCGCTTCGTCGCCAATCCCGACAACCCCGGCTTCGCGGTGGCCTGCAACCAGGGCGCGCGCGCCAGCGCCGCGCCCTGGCTGGCCTTCGTCAATCCCGACTGCTTCGTCGAAGCGGACACGCTGGCGCGGTTGCGCGCGGCCTCGCTGCAACTGGAGGGCGGACTGGTCGGCGCGGAGCTGAGCGGCGAGGACGGGGCGTTCGATGCTGCCGCGCGCCGCCGCGATCCCGACTTCGCCGCAATGCTGCGCTCGCCTGCCGCCCGCGACCTGTCGGTGCCGCGCGATCCCGCGCGGCCGGTGCAGCCGGTGGATGTGGTGTCCGGCGCGCTGATGCTGCTGCCGCGCGCGCTGTTCGCGCGCATCGACGGCTTCGACGAAGGCTACCGCCTGCATGCCGAAGACCTCGACCTGTGCCGGCGCGCGCGCCTGGCCGGAGCGACGGTGGCGATCGCCAACGACGTGCAGGTGCTGCACGTGCGCGGCGTGTCGTCGCGCCGGCGGCCGCTGTTCGTCGAATGGCACAAGCATCGCGGCCTGTGGCGCTATTTCCGCAGGTTCGAGGCGGGCCGGCGCAGCCTGCCGACGCGGCTTGCGGTGTTCGCGATGATCTGGGGGCGGTTCCCGTTCGCGGTGCTGCGGGCGGCGTTGCGCCGCTGAGGCGCTGCACAGTCGGGGCGCCGAGCGCTCGGGCTGTCATCCCGAGCGCAGCGAAGGCCCTGTTCCAACGAATCACAAGCAGGCCCTTCGCTGCGCTCAGGGTGGCGGCAAGGGAACCATCAGCGATGGCGGTTGATCGCATCGCGCAATTCGCGCGCCGCATCCGCCGCCGCTTCGGCATAGCCTTCGCCACGCGAGGCGTACAGGATGCCGCGCGAGGAATTGATCATCAGCCCGGTGCCGTCGGCGGTCCGGCCGTTGCGCACCACCGCTTCCACGTCGCCGCCCTGCGCGCCAACGCCGGGAATCAGCAGCGGCATGTCTCCTATGATGTCGCGGATCACCTTCAACTCTTCCGGGAAGGTCGCGCCGACCACCAGCGCGCAGTTGCCGTCGCCGTTCCAGTCGTCGGCGATCGTGCGCGCGATGCGCTGGTACAGCGGCTCGCTGCCGCCGCTCCCATCGGGCACGGGGAGTTCCTGGAAATCGCGCGCGCCCGGATTGGAGGTGTGGCAAAGGAACACGCAGCCGTGGTCGTTGTACTGGAGGAACGGTGCAGCGGAATCGCGCCCCATGTACGGGTTCAGCGTCACCGCATCCGCGCCGAAGCGCTCGAACGCCTCCGCCGCATACTGCTCGGCGGTGCTGCCGATGTCGCCGCGCTTGGCGTCGAGGATCACCGGCACCTCGGGATGCGCCCCGTTGATGTGCGCGATCAGCCGCTGCAACGCCGCCTCGCCGTGGTTGTGCGCGGCGAAGTAGGCGATCTGCGGCTTGAACGCGCAGGCGTACTCGGCAGTCGCATCGGCGATGTCGCGGCAGAACGCGAACAACGCATCCTCGTCGTCCACGAAGCGGTCCGGGAACTTCGCCGGATCGGGGTCGAGGCCGACGCAGAGCAGCGAATTGGCGGCGTGCCAGCGGTTGCGCAGTTTGTCGATGAAGGTCATAGGTGAGGATTGTCGCTCAAGAATCCGTATGGCAGGAAGCCTGCGGGCGGAACGGCGTGGGGATTCCTGACTAAAATCCTGTTGGAACGTACAAAGAGGTCTTGATGAACCAAGCCGCCCTTTCCGCCTTCATCTGGTCGGTTGCCGACCTGCTTCGCGGCGACTACAAGCAATCCGAATACGGCAAGGTCATCCTGCCATTCACCGTCTTGCGCCGCTTGGATTGCGTGCTGTCGGCCAGCAGGGCAAAGGTGCTGGCCGAGAAAGCCAAGCGCGAGGCCTCCGGTGTCGATCCACATCCGTTTCTGCTGCGCGTCAGCGAAAGCAAAGCCTTCTACAACACTGCGCCATCGGATTTGCCGAAGTTGCTGGGCGATCAGGACAACCTTGCGCAGAACCTCGCGGCTTACTTGCATGCCTTCTCGCCCGATGCCCGCGATATCTTCGAACGCTTCGAGTTCCAAACCCAGATCGACCGCCTCGCCAAAGCCGGCCTGCTTTATCTCGTCACCGAAAAGTTCGCCAATATCGACCTGCACCCGCAGCGTGTGGACAACGCGAAAATGGGGCATGTGTTCGAGGAGCTGATCCGCAAGTTCGCCGAAATCAGCAATGAAACCGCCGGTGAGCACTTCACCCCGCGCGAAGTCATCAAGCTGATGGTCAACCTCATCTTCATCGAGGACGACGAAGTGCTGTCGCCCGGCAACGCCGTCATACGCACCCTGTACGACCCCACTGCCGGCACCGGCGGCATGTTGAGCGTGGGCGCGGAGCACTTGGCCGAACACAACCCGCAAGCCAGGCTCACCCTGCACGGGCAGGAACTCAACCCCGAGTCCTATGCCATCTGCAAGGCGGACATGCTGATTCGCGGGCAGGAGGTGAGCAACATCACCTTCGGCAACACCCTCAGCGACGACGGCCACGCCCGCCAACACTTCGACTACATGCTCTCCAATCCGCCGTTTGGCGTGGAATGGAAGAAAGTGGAAAAGGACGTGCGCCGCGAGCATGAAGAACGCGGCTTCGATGGCCGTTTCGGCCCCGGCCTGCCGCGTGTCAGTGACGGCTCCATGCTGTTCCTGCTGCACCTTGTCAGCAAAATGTCACCCGTCATCAATGGCGAAGGTGGCAGCCGCATCGGCATCGTCCTCAACGGTTCACCGCTGTTCACCGGCGGCGCGGGTGGCGGCGAAAGCGAAATCCGCCGCTACCTGCTGGAAAACGACTTGGTGGAAGCCATCATCGGCTTACCCACCGACATGTTCTACAACACCAGCATCGCCACCTATGTGTGGATACTGAGCAACAAGAAGAAAGAAGACCGCCAAGGACAGGTGCAACTGATTGATGCCAGCAGCTTCTGGCAAAAAATGCGCAAGAGCTTGGGCAGCAAACGCAAGGAATTGAGCGAAGCCCACATCGCCACCATCACCCGCCTGTTCGGCAGCTTCACCGAGGCGCACATGGTCACGGTGCTTGCCGCCGATGGCCAGCCACTAGGCGAACCCATGCTGGTCACTGGCACCGATGATTTGCCCACACCACCACCGGACGGGCAACTCAAACGCATCCCCATCAGCCGCATCTTCGACAACCGCGAATTTGGCTACACCACCATCACCGTCGAACGTCCGCTGCGCGACGATGCCGGCAACGTCGTGCTGTTCGAAAAAGGCAAACAGAAAGGCAAGCCGCAACCGGACACTCGCCTGCGCGACACCGAAAGCGTGCCGCTGGGCGTGGACATTGCCGGCTATTTCGAACGCGAGGTTCTGCCCCATGCGCCGGATGCGTGGATCGACGAAAGCAAAAGCAAGGTCGGCTACGAAATCCCCTTCAACCGCCATTTCTACGTGTTCCAACCGCCACGCGCGTTGGAGGACATCGACGCCGAACTGAAAACCGTATCGACCAACATCATGAAGATGCTGGAGGCATTGGCCGAATGAACGCCCTGCCCATCGACTATCTGAACATTCTCAACACGCTGGACGAGAACGAGCGCCTGGAGGCCAAGCGCGGCAGCGAGATCGGCCCGTCCGTGCTGGAAACCATCTGCGCCTTCGCCAATGAACCAGGCTTGCAGGGTGGCACGCTGCTGCTGGGCATCGTGCGTGATGAGTCGGACATGTTTTCGCCATATGTGCCCGAAGGCGTCGAACAGCCCGACATGCTCAGCGCCAATCTCGCCACGCAGTGCCGCGAGCAGTTCAACCTGCCGGTGCGCGTGCAGATTTCCAACGAGCAGGCCGGCAGCAAGACGGTTCTGGTCGTCACCGTGCCGGAAGCGCAGCCGGGCGACAAACCCATCTTCATCAAGTCGCGCGGCCTGCCCAAGGGCGCGTTCCGCCGCGTCGGCAGCACCGACCAGCAATGCACCGAAGACGATTTGCTGACGCTGTACCAGGGCCGGCAGGTCGAAAGCTACGACTACACCGTGTTGCCCGATACCACGCTGGCCGACCTTGCACCGGAAGCCATCGAGGATTACCGCAAAGTGCGCGCCGAGGCCAATACCGATGCCGAGGAACTGCGCTGGAGCGACGCGGACTTGCTTGAATCGCTGGGCTGCACGCGCCGCCATCAAGGTGTGCTGGCACCAACCGTGGCTGGCCTGCTGCTGTTCGGCAAGCCGCAAGCCTTGCGCCGCGTGTTTCCGATGACCCGCGTGGACTACATCCGCGTGCCCGGCAAGGAGTGGGTGCCCGACCCGGAACGCCGTTTTGATTCATTGGAAATCCGCGACTACCTGTTCCGCGCCATCCGCCGTTCGCTGGCGGCAGTGCTGGACGATCTGCCCAAAGCCTTCGGTCTGGCCGAAGGAGATGCGCAGCGCACCGACAAACCGCTGATCCCGCAGCGGGTATTGCGCGAAGGCATCGTCAACGCGCTGATGCACCGCAGCTACCGCAGCCATGCGCCAATCCAGATCATCCGCTATTCCAACCGCATCGAAATCCG is drawn from Thermomonas brevis and contains these coding sequences:
- the pyrF gene encoding orotidine-5'-phosphate decarboxylase, with translation MTFIDKLRNRWHAANSLLCVGLDPDPAKFPDRFVDDEDALFAFCRDIADATAEYACAFKPQIAYFAAHNHGEAALQRLIAHINGAHPEVPVILDAKRGDIGSTAEQYAAEAFERFGADAVTLNPYMGRDSAAPFLQYNDHGCVFLCHTSNPGARDFQELPVPDGSGGSEPLYQRIARTIADDWNGDGNCALVVGATFPEELKVIRDIIGDMPLLIPGVGAQGGDVEAVVRNGRTADGTGLMINSSRGILYASRGEGYAEAAADAARELRDAINRHR
- a CDS encoding glycosyltransferase family 2 protein translates to MNDAGIAAVVVAFNSEETIDECLARLRAARDVTEIRVIDNDSRDSTMELVQRHAVADPRLRFVANPDNPGFAVACNQGARASAAPWLAFVNPDCFVEADTLARLRAASLQLEGGLVGAELSGEDGAFDAAARRRDPDFAAMLRSPAARDLSVPRDPARPVQPVDVVSGALMLLPRALFARIDGFDEGYRLHAEDLDLCRRARLAGATVAIANDVQVLHVRGVSSRRRPLFVEWHKHRGLWRYFRRFEAGRRSLPTRLAVFAMIWGRFPFAVLRAALRR
- a CDS encoding glycosyltransferase family 2 protein codes for the protein MSRGDAALPIVLVPVGADEDALDACLAALDAGTPAGTRVWLADNAQAGPRGAAIIEGWLQRTPLQAAHTRRASPVGEAAHIDEALQACGDADVAVLASDARPAPGWLERLAECLASDPAIATATPWSNAGEAAAWPRIGEIVPVDAAPSLLAQACAQLGRTCPELPAAVSHAVLLRGAARVQAGGLDAASYRSWYAALIDLSLRMAGLGGRSVLCETAFVLRAAEGAPRDGDMDTLSARWPAWHARIAQWLMDDPQRALRERLGEELARLSRLPPQADLFEAMP
- a CDS encoding ATP-binding protein; translation: MNALPIDYLNILNTLDENERLEAKRGSEIGPSVLETICAFANEPGLQGGTLLLGIVRDESDMFSPYVPEGVEQPDMLSANLATQCREQFNLPVRVQISNEQAGSKTVLVVTVPEAQPGDKPIFIKSRGLPKGAFRRVGSTDQQCTEDDLLTLYQGRQVESYDYTVLPDTTLADLAPEAIEDYRKVRAEANTDAEELRWSDADLLESLGCTRRHQGVLAPTVAGLLLFGKPQALRRVFPMTRVDYIRVPGKEWVPDPERRFDSLEIRDYLFRAIRRSLAAVLDDLPKAFGLAEGDAQRTDKPLIPQRVLREGIVNALMHRSYRSHAPIQIIRYSNRIEIRNPGHSLKSPEHLGEPGSEPRNPRIASVLLDTRFAETKGSGIRVMREMMVAAGLEPPLFESTRSTDSFVARYYFQHFLGEEAIQWLSRFRDLHLSDEEARALVAAREQGAIDNAMYRELNRVDTLAASGSLRRLRDAGLLEQKGRGSSTYYLPTGRLLGSDGHSTLSSNPEEAYLASSGGLSSNPPALSGNSQWLALPPELQDMVTNLGQRAAPDKIREAIIRLCQYRPWQASDLAELFGRNPAYLGTQYLRPLVSAGALTYTIPEQPNHPHQAYRAEEGAEAAE
- a CDS encoding type I restriction-modification system subunit M, coding for MNQAALSAFIWSVADLLRGDYKQSEYGKVILPFTVLRRLDCVLSASRAKVLAEKAKREASGVDPHPFLLRVSESKAFYNTAPSDLPKLLGDQDNLAQNLAAYLHAFSPDARDIFERFEFQTQIDRLAKAGLLYLVTEKFANIDLHPQRVDNAKMGHVFEELIRKFAEISNETAGEHFTPREVIKLMVNLIFIEDDEVLSPGNAVIRTLYDPTAGTGGMLSVGAEHLAEHNPQARLTLHGQELNPESYAICKADMLIRGQEVSNITFGNTLSDDGHARQHFDYMLSNPPFGVEWKKVEKDVRREHEERGFDGRFGPGLPRVSDGSMLFLLHLVSKMSPVINGEGGSRIGIVLNGSPLFTGGAGGGESEIRRYLLENDLVEAIIGLPTDMFYNTSIATYVWILSNKKKEDRQGQVQLIDASSFWQKMRKSLGSKRKELSEAHIATITRLFGSFTEAHMVTVLAADGQPLGEPMLVTGTDDLPTPPPDGQLKRIPISRIFDNREFGYTTITVERPLRDDAGNVVLFEKGKQKGKPQPDTRLRDTESVPLGVDIAGYFEREVLPHAPDAWIDESKSKVGYEIPFNRHFYVFQPPRALEDIDAELKTVSTNIMKMLEALAE